TGCAGGTGCTGCACCTCGACCCCGTCGTCGAGAACGCGCGCGCCCGCTCGCTCGAGGTGTTCCTCTCGGACGCGCGGCCGACCGCCCTCTTCGCCGGCAACGACTCCCTCGCCCTCGACGCCCTCTGGGCGCGCGACGATGCAGGACTCACCTCCGCCGACGTCTCGATCGTCGGCTACGACGACATCGAGGTCGCCGGCCACCCCGGCATCTCGCTGACGACCGTCGACCAGCACGGCGAGGAGCTCGGCGACCGCGCCGTGCGCCTCCTGCTCGAGCGCCTCGACGGGCGGACGGAGCCGGTGCACTTCGAGCGGGAGCCGATCCTGCGCGTGCGCTCCTCCTCCGGCCCCCGCCTCTCCTGATCCACCCCTCACACCACCACGCAGAAGGACGACGATGACCGACTGGACCGCCCGCTTCCTGGCCCCCGACGACGACTTCGACGGCGCCGCCCCCCTCCTCCGCCGCGAGACCCCGCTCGAGACCGGGCACGGCGACGTCGTCTCGGCGACCCTGCGCCTCTCGGCGCTCGGCATCGTCGAGGCGACCGTGAACGGCAGCCCCGCCTCCGACGAGCTCTTCACCCCGGGCTGGACGAGCTACGAGTGGCGGCTCCGCTACTCCGAGCACGATGTCACGAGCCTCGTCTCGGGCGACTCCGTCGTCATCGGTCTCGCCCTCGGCGACGGCTGGTACCGCGGCCGGCTCAGCTGGGGCGAGGGCGCGGAGCCCTACGGCACCGAGATCGCCGGCGCGGCCGAGCTGCGGATCCGCTTCGCCGACGGCCACGAGCAGCTGATCGCGGCCGATGACTCCTGGCGCGCCGGGCCGAGCTCGACCACCGCCGACAGCCTCTACGACGGCCAGGACATCGACGCCCGCCGTGAGCCGCACGGCTGGACGAGCGCCGGATTCGACGATTCGGGCTGGGGCGGCGTGCACGAGGTCGAGGTCGACCCCGCGATGCTCGAGCCCTACATCGCCCCGCCCGTGCGCCGTCTCGCCGAGATCGCGCCGCAGAGGATCTGGACGAGCCCGTCCGGCCGCACCCTCGTCGACTTCGGCGAGAACCTCGTCGGCTGGATCCGCGTCGCGGTCAGCGGGCCGGAGGGGACCGTCGTCACCCTGCGCCACGCCGAGGTCCTCGAGGACGACGAGCTGGGTGTGCGCCCGCTGCGCGAGGCGAGGGCGACCGATCGCTTCACCCTCTCCGGAGGCGCGGACGTCTTCGAGCCGACGCTCACCTTCCACGGTTTCCGCTACGCCGAGGTCGAGGGCTGGCCCGGTGAGATCGAGCCCGGCGCCCTCACCGCGGTCGTCGTCAGCAGCGACCTGCGCCGCATCGGCACCTTCCGCAGCTCCGAGCCGCTGCTCGACCAGCTGCACGACAACGTGTTCCGCGGGATGCGCGGCAACTTCCTCGATGTGCCGACCGACTGCCCGCAGCGTGACGAGCGCCTCGGCTGGACGGGCGACATCGCCGCCTTCGCGCCGACCGCCGTCTACCTCGCCGATGCCGAGGACTTCCTCCGCGACTGGCTGCGCGACCTGGCCCTCGAGCAGCAGCACCACGACGGCGCCGTGCCGTTCGTCGTGCCCGACGTGCTGAAGCGCCGCGCGGCCGAGACCAGCTTCCCTCCCATGGACTCGACCGCCCTCTGGAGCGACGCCGCGGCCTGGGTGCCGTGGGCGGTCTGGCAGGCGTACGGCGACGAGGCGGTGCTCGAGGAGTCGTTCGAGTCGATGGCCTCGCACGCCCGCCGCGTCCGCTCCAAGCTGTCCGATTCCGGGGTCTGGGACACCGGCTTCCAGTTCGGCGACTGGCTCGACCCCGACGCGGCCCCCGACAAGCCGGCCGACGCGAAGGCCGACACCGGAGTGGTCGCCACGGCCTGCGCGTACCGCACCGCCCGCATCGTCGCCGACACCGCCGCGGTGCTCGGCCGCGACGACGAGGCGCGCGAGTTCTCCGCGATGGCGTCCGAGCTGCGCGAGGCGTTCCGCGCGAAGTACGTCGCCGACCAGCGCGTCTTCAGCGACTGCACGACCGTCTACTCCCTCGCGATCGTCTTCGGCCTGCTCGACGACTCCGAGCTGGGCTGGGCCGGCGACCGCCTCGCCGAGCTCGTCGCCGAGAGCGGCTACACGATCTCGACCGGCTTCGCGGGCACGCCGTTCATCACCGACGCGCTGTCGTCGACGGGGCACATCGACGCCGCCTACCGCCTGCTGCTGCAGCGCGAGTGCCCCTCGTGGCTGTATCCGGTGACGATGGGCGCGACGACGGTCTGGGAGCGTTGGGACTCGATGCTGCCCGACGGCACCATCAACCCGGGCGAGATGACGAGCTTCAACCACTACGCCCTGGGCGCCGTCGCCGACTGGCTGCACCGCGTCGTCGGCGGCCTCGCGCCGCTCGATCCCGGCTACTCGCGCCTCCTGATCGCCCCGCAGCCCGGCGGCGACCTCACCTGGGCCGAGTCGACGCTCGAGACCCCGCACGGCCTCGCGAGCGTGCGCTGGGACCGCGACGGCTCCGACGTCTCCCTCGCCGTCACCGTGCCCGCCGGCGCGACCGCCGTCGTCCGCGCGGCCGGCGCCCCCGACCGCGAGCTCGGGGCGGGGGAGCACACGCTGACGCTCTGAGCGGAGCGGGCCCGGCGCTTTCGAGGCGTCGGGCCCCTCGGTCATCCGGTGATGGCGATCACCGTCCAGCTCGCGCCGTGCTCTCCGCGACATGGGCGCGGACGAGATAGACGAATCGGGCCGCAGGGATGTCCGCTTCGCGAAGCATCCGGTTCGAGCGCGCTCCCCGAGCCAGCCGATGAAGCACTTCGGCGGTGTCCCGTCGCGCTCCGCCGCCGCCCGCCGTTCCGATCCTCCACCCGCCGATGGCGTCCGAAGAATGACTGTCACGTATCTCGAGCAGGTTGAAGAGATCGACGAGATCCTTCTCGGAGTGACGCGAATCGAAGGCCAGTGCCTTGAGGACCAGCGCCCCTTCGACTCGTGGCACTCGCGTCGAGAAGGCGAGAACACTTCCGCCCATCAGTGTGACCTCGATGCCGATGCGAAGCGGATCGACGAGCGCTAGATGCAGACCGGGCGCGCCGTCGAAAGCGCGACCGCCGTACTCGGCGCTCTCGAATCTGCCGGACGCCGACGTGACGAGGATGTCGATGACGCGATCGTCGAGTTCGTAGTGATTGCCGCGGAGCGCGGAGTATCCGGCGTCGACCAGTCGGTCGTGCAGAGTGCCCGCAGCCGCGATCACGGGGTCGATGCCCGCGTCGGCGTCACTCGTCCTCCGCAGGAGTACGCCTGAGCTGGGAAACGCTTCGCAGAGCAGCGCGACCATCTGGCCTCCGACGATGCATGCCTCATCGAGGTCTTCTATGGCGGCCGATGCGTCGCTGAGGGCTCGGAAGGCCGAGTCATCGGCCTGGGAGATCGAGACTGTCGTGACCGTTCTCACCGGGTCCATGCCGTCAGCTCCCTTGCCAGCAGATGATCGGCGGCTTCTTCGGCATCCGCGCCGCCGCTGTTCAGCACGTCCCACGCGGCCAGGATCGGATCTGCGGATTCCCCGCCCGGATACCACGCCTGCGCTGTGCTCCAGATCGTGCGATCCTCGGGAACGGTCACGCGGAGTGTCGCTTCTCCCGGGTCCGATTCCGCGAACCCGAGTGAGTCCAGTGGAAGGCCGCTCTCCGCGTAGAGCACAGCGAAGCGCGGCCGGCGCCAGGGGGCCACGTGATCGGCGGTGACATCTCCGGACGGCAGCGCCTTCGCTCCCGCGGCGAGCGCAGCGCGGGCCTGTTCCAGAATCGGCTTTCCCGAGTACCAGAGCTGGGAGACGCCCCCTGGACCCGGGTACTCGTCGAGGAAGCGTCTCGCGACATCTACCGGATCGCGCGCCACCCATCCCCGGTTCGACTTCTCTGCCAACGAAGGATCCGCGCGGAGGATCTTCGAGACGGCCATCTGGGAGACGCCGCACTCCTGCGCCAGATGCGCTTGGCTTCGTCCGACCGCGGTTCTGCTCAGAGCTCGGTAGAGAGCGAATCTGCCCCAGGGAGGCCGGTGTCGCTGTGCCCGTGGAGATGCCCCTGGACCTGACTGCGATGACAGGTCGCGTCCGCCGAGAATGACCACACGATCGCCCGTTCCTATCAGAGCGAGCCCGGGGTCGACGAGTGCAGCTCGCCGTGTGGCGACGCTCGTACGAGGCGTGACGTACGCGGTGATGCGCTGATCGGTCGACGCGGCGCTGCGGGTGCGCATCTCTGCTGTGGTCGGCGGCGTCGATCTGGAGATCAGAACGACCTCGGCCTCGACGATCCCCGGAACGGTGATCCAGAGTCGTCGGGCGTCGAGGACCCGGATGGCCGCCCCGGCTTCGAGCAGCACCTCACTGACGAGTGCGGACGGATCGTGGGACTGGTTCATCAGGCCATTCTAAAACCTCATCTGCATATTCACCTATGAGGTTTTAGGAGGGCGGGAAGAGCACGATTTCTGCGGAGTGTGCAAGAATGCACTCCATGACCGATAGTGCAAGTCCGAGGGTGCGCGAGCGGCGCGCGCAGCTCGGCGCGCGGGCCCGCGAGCTCGCCGTCGCGCGCGGGCTCAGCGGATTCACGATCGACGAGCTCTGCGAGGACGTCGGCGTCTCGCGGCGCACCTTCTTCAACTACTTCCCGACCAAGGAGCAGGCCGTCCTCGGCCGCCCCGAGGAGGGCCTCGAGGGCGAGGTGCTCGAGCGGTTCCTCGCGGGAGGCGGCGCTCCCGGCGCGCTGTCGGCGACCCTCCTCGACGGGCTGGTCGACCTCGCGGTCGGGCACTTCGAGGGCATCGGGCTGACCCCCGACGGCGCCCAGCAGCTCTTCGCCCTCCTCGAGCGCGAGCCCAAGCTGTTCACCGCGCTGATGCAGGCGGGCAGCGAGCGCGACCGGCTCCTCGAGCGTTTCTCGGCCGAGCGGGAGGGAGTCGCCCCCGACGACCCGCGCATCCGCCTCGCCGTGCAGCTCGTCGGCACCCTCGCTCGCCACGCCGTCGAGGAGTCGCTCGCGCACTCCGACGGCCCGCCGTTCGAAGCGCTCCTGCGCGAACGCCTCCGCCTCGCCCGCACCCTCCTGACACCCGACCCCGAGAAGGACCGATGACCACGACCGCCGCCAGTACGAAGCCGCTCCTGCTCACGCAGCGCAGGATCTGGATCATCTTCTCGGCGCTCATCGCCGGGATGCTGCTCTCGAGCCTCGACCAGACCATCGTCTCGACGGCGATGCCCACCATCGTCGGCCAGCTCGGCGGAGTCGAGCACCAGGCCTGGATCACGACCGCCTACCTGCTCGCGACCACGATCGTCATGCCGATCTACGGCAAGTTCGGCGACGTGCTCGGCCGGCGCAACCTCTTCCTGATCGCGATCGCCCTGTTCACGATCGCCTCCATCGGCTGCGCGTTCGCGGGCGACTTCTGGAGCTTCGTGGTGTTCCGCGCTCTGCAGGGGCTCGGCGGCGGCGGGCTGATGATCCTCTCGCAGGCGATCATCGCCGACATCGTGCCGGCCAATCAGCGCGGCAAGTACCTCGGGGCCATCGGCGCCGTCTTCGGTCTCTCGGCCATCGCCGGCCCGCTCCTCGGCGGACTGTTCGTCGACCACCTGACCTGGCAGTGGGCGTTCTACATCAACATCCCGGTCGGCATCGCCGCGTTCGCCATCGCCTGGTTCGCGCTGACCCTCCCGAGCAAGAGGGCGCAGAAGAGGATCGACATCCCGGGAGTCGTCCTGCTCTCGGCCGCGACCACGCTCCTGATCTTCTTCACCGACATCGGCGGCGACGCCGAGTACGGCTGGGGCGCCCCGCTGACCTGGCTCCTCGGCGCGGGCTTCCTGCTCGCGGTCGCCGGATTCGTCTGGGTGGAGTCGCGCGCGGAGGACCCGATCATCCCGCTGAGCCTGTTCCGCAACCCGATCTTCGTGAACGCCACGGCCATCGGGCTCACCCTCGGCCTCGGCATGTTCTCGGCGATCGCCTTCATCCCGACGTTCCTGCAGATGGCGTCGGGCACCTCCGCCGCGGTGTCGGGCCTCCTGATGCTGCCGATGATGGCGGGCCTGATGGGCACCT
The genomic region above belongs to Rathayibacter sp. VKM Ac-2759 and contains:
- a CDS encoding alpha-L-rhamnosidase, translated to MTDWTARFLAPDDDFDGAAPLLRRETPLETGHGDVVSATLRLSALGIVEATVNGSPASDELFTPGWTSYEWRLRYSEHDVTSLVSGDSVVIGLALGDGWYRGRLSWGEGAEPYGTEIAGAAELRIRFADGHEQLIAADDSWRAGPSSTTADSLYDGQDIDARREPHGWTSAGFDDSGWGGVHEVEVDPAMLEPYIAPPVRRLAEIAPQRIWTSPSGRTLVDFGENLVGWIRVAVSGPEGTVVTLRHAEVLEDDELGVRPLREARATDRFTLSGGADVFEPTLTFHGFRYAEVEGWPGEIEPGALTAVVVSSDLRRIGTFRSSEPLLDQLHDNVFRGMRGNFLDVPTDCPQRDERLGWTGDIAAFAPTAVYLADAEDFLRDWLRDLALEQQHHDGAVPFVVPDVLKRRAAETSFPPMDSTALWSDAAAWVPWAVWQAYGDEAVLEESFESMASHARRVRSKLSDSGVWDTGFQFGDWLDPDAAPDKPADAKADTGVVATACAYRTARIVADTAAVLGRDDEAREFSAMASELREAFRAKYVADQRVFSDCTTVYSLAIVFGLLDDSELGWAGDRLAELVAESGYTISTGFAGTPFITDALSSTGHIDAAYRLLLQRECPSWLYPVTMGATTVWERWDSMLPDGTINPGEMTSFNHYALGAVADWLHRVVGGLAPLDPGYSRLLIAPQPGGDLTWAESTLETPHGLASVRWDRDGSDVSLAVTVPAGATAVVRAAGAPDRELGAGEHTLTL
- a CDS encoding TetR family transcriptional regulator; translation: MTDSASPRVRERRAQLGARARELAVARGLSGFTIDELCEDVGVSRRTFFNYFPTKEQAVLGRPEEGLEGEVLERFLAGGGAPGALSATLLDGLVDLAVGHFEGIGLTPDGAQQLFALLEREPKLFTALMQAGSERDRLLERFSAEREGVAPDDPRIRLAVQLVGTLARHAVEESLAHSDGPPFEALLRERLRLARTLLTPDPEKDR
- a CDS encoding MDR family MFS transporter, with translation MTTTAASTKPLLLTQRRIWIIFSALIAGMLLSSLDQTIVSTAMPTIVGQLGGVEHQAWITTAYLLATTIVMPIYGKFGDVLGRRNLFLIAIALFTIASIGCAFAGDFWSFVVFRALQGLGGGGLMILSQAIIADIVPANQRGKYLGAIGAVFGLSAIAGPLLGGLFVDHLTWQWAFYINIPVGIAAFAIAWFALTLPSKRAQKRIDIPGVVLLSAATTLLIFFTDIGGDAEYGWGAPLTWLLGAGFLLAVAGFVWVESRAEDPIIPLSLFRNPIFVNATAIGLTLGLGMFSAIAFIPTFLQMASGTSAAVSGLLMLPMMAGLMGTSIASGILITRTGKYRIYPIVGTIVTALAMTAMTTLAADTPIWLICVYLFFFGAGLGLIMQVVVLVVQNAVPAEQIGTATSSNNYFREVGAALGVAIFGTIFTNSLTEKLTAVFAGSGDAAASAATLDPQTLATLPQSVQDGVVAAYAESLAPVFWYLIPFILLALVLAIFLKQIPLSDQAGMVARGEAVGGEEAERLSREDETSAVRRP